A window of Procambarus clarkii isolate CNS0578487 chromosome 9, FALCON_Pclarkii_2.0, whole genome shotgun sequence contains these coding sequences:
- the LOC138362775 gene encoding serine/arginine repetitive matrix protein 1-like, whose protein sequence is MSGTTSQPQLKINSGNKSRVNINRNHKSTTIQTAGGITSSIHARREAPHAHTHCEPPHAHTRRKAPHAHTRREAPHAHARRMTPHAHTHCEPPHAHTHRKAPHAHTRRKAPHAHTRRKAPHAHTRRKAPHAHTRRKAPHAHTRRKSPHAHTRREAPHAHTRREAPHAHARRKAPHAHARREAPHARREAPHARREAPHARREAPHAHTRREAPHAHARREAPHAHARREAPHAHARREAPHAHARREAPHAHTRREAPHAHREAPHAHARREAPHAHTRRNAPHAHTSWETPHAHTRRPRPHQLEDSPRPHQLEDSPRPHQLEDSPRPHQLEDSPRPHQLEDSSRPHPPPTPTPAGRLPTPTPAAHAHTSWKTPHAHTSWKTPHAHTSWKTPHAHTRRPRPHQLEDSPRPHPPPTPTPAGRLLTPTPAAHAHTSWKTPHANNSRKIECQNHIVSIQENLLIIRNMKFLHWSPLQTRYTLGITDNNVYEYQRSVVHLISFPRYTVFVVYFHSFDYSNLTSFWIKCLYSYTFHYSYR, encoded by the coding sequence ATGAGTGGAACCACAAGTCAACCACAGCTCAAGATCAACAGTGGCAACAAAAGCAGAGTAAATATCAACAGAAACCACAAATCAACCACAATACAAACTGCAGGAGGCATCACCAGCAGCATCCACGCCCGCCGCGAGGCTCCCCACGCCCACACTCACTGCGAGcctccccacgcccacacccgccGCAAGGCTCCCCACGCCCACACTCGCCGCGAGGCTCCCCACGCCCACGCCCGCCGCATGACTCCCCACGCCCACACTCACTGCGAGcctccccacgcccacacccaccgcAAGGCTCCCCACGCCCACACTCGCCGCAAGGCTCCCCACGCCCACACTCGCCGCAAGGCTCCCCACGCCCACACTCGCCGCAAGGctccccacgcccacacccgccGCAAGGctccccacgcccacacccgccGCAAGTCTCCCCACGCGCACACTCGCCGCGAGGctccccacgcccacacccgccGCGAGGCTCCCCACGCCCACGCCCGCCGCAAGGCTCCCCACGCCCACGCCCGCCGCGAGGCTCCCCACGCCCGCCGCGAGGCTCCCCACGCCCGCCGCGAGGCTCCCCACGCCCGCCGCGAGGctccccacgcccacacccgccGCGAGGCTCCCCACGCCCACGCCCGCCGCGAGGCTCCCCACGCCCACGCCCGCCGCGAGGCTCCCCACGCCCACGCCCGCCGCGAGGCTCCCCACGCCCACGCCCGCCGCGAGGctccccacgcccacacccgccGCGAGGCTCCCCACGCCCACCGCGAGGCTCCCCACGCCCACGCCCGCCGCGAGGctccccacgcccacacccgccGCAACGCtccccacgcccacaccagctGGGAGActccccacgcccacacccgccgcccacgcccacaccagctGGAAGACtccccacgcccacaccagctGGAAGACtccccacgcccacaccagctGGAAGACtccccacgcccacaccagctGGAAGACtccccacgcccacaccagctGGAAGACTCCTCACGCCCACACccgccgcccacgcccacaccagctGGAAGActccccacgcccacacccgccgcccacgcccacaccagctGGAAGACtccccacgcccacaccagctGGAAGACtccccacgcccacaccagctGGAAGACTCCTCACGCCCACACccgccgcccacgcccacaccagctGGAAGActccccacgcccacacccgccgcccacgcccacaccagctGGAAGACTCCTCACGCCCACACccgccgcccacgcccacaccagctGGAAGACTCCTCACGCCAATAACAGCCGCAAAATTGAGTGCCAGAATCACATTGTTTCCATACAAGAAAATTTACTAATAATAAGAAATATGAAATTCTTACATTGGTCACCGCTACAGACTCGTTATACTCTGGGAATTACTGACAACAACGTCTACGAATATCAACGAAGCGTTGTTCATCTCATTTCATTCCCTCGGTACACAGTATTCGTTGTATATTTCCACAGTTTTGATTACTCAAATTTAACTTCATTCTGGATCAAATGTCTGTATTCTTACACGTTTCATTATTCTTACCGTTAA